The Lelliottia sp. JS-SCA-14 genome contains a region encoding:
- the parM gene encoding plasmid segregation protein ParM domain-containing protein, with the protein MNVYCDDGSTNVKLAWFADDKLKTSLSPNSFRHGWKVDFGGTAFNYRVGALKYTWDSVSRDAVSTTNVEYQYGDLNLLAVHHALLNSGLPPQPVTLTVTLPLSEYYDHDCQKNEENIRRKKENLLRAIELNRGEAFTVNDVIVMPESLPAAFSRLAELKPGPGETTLIIDLGGTTLDAGVIVGQFEDISAVHGDPSVGVSQVTRAAQAALRSADSETSPLIADQIIRGRKDRAFLDSIINDASRIDYVIDKIEEAIGSLGARVVSELTRFRSVNRVLLTGGGAPLIEGAIRQAWPLAADRIEIISDPQLALAREIALYQKED; encoded by the coding sequence ATGAACGTTTACTGCGATGATGGTTCCACCAACGTAAAACTGGCCTGGTTTGCTGATGACAAGCTGAAGACTTCGCTCTCTCCAAATTCTTTCCGTCATGGCTGGAAAGTCGATTTCGGTGGCACGGCGTTTAACTACCGGGTAGGGGCACTGAAATACACCTGGGACAGCGTAAGCCGGGATGCGGTGTCGACCACGAATGTGGAGTATCAGTACGGGGATCTTAATCTTCTTGCTGTGCACCATGCTTTACTGAACAGTGGGCTGCCTCCACAGCCTGTGACGCTGACCGTTACACTCCCACTGAGCGAGTACTATGATCATGACTGTCAGAAAAACGAGGAAAACATCCGCCGTAAAAAGGAAAACCTGCTGCGTGCCATCGAGCTCAACAGAGGCGAGGCTTTCACGGTTAATGATGTCATCGTGATGCCGGAATCCTTGCCGGCAGCGTTCAGCCGCCTGGCAGAACTGAAGCCGGGACCTGGTGAGACTACGCTGATTATTGACCTCGGTGGCACCACGCTGGATGCCGGTGTCATTGTGGGTCAGTTTGAAGATATCAGCGCCGTGCACGGTGACCCGTCTGTCGGGGTTTCTCAGGTCACCCGGGCTGCGCAGGCAGCACTGCGTTCTGCAGACAGTGAAACAAGTCCGCTGATCGCAGACCAGATTATTCGCGGGCGAAAAGATCGTGCATTTCTCGACAGCATCATTAATGATGCATCCAGAATTGACTATGTTATTGACAAAATTGAAGAAGCAATCGGGTCTCTGGGTGCCCGGGTTGTCAGTGAACTGACCCGCTTCAGAAGCGTGAATCGCGTGCTGCTTACCGGTGGTGGCGCACCGTTGATTGAAGGGGCCATCCGCCAGGCCTGGCCACTTGCAGCGGATCGCATCGAGATTATTTCCGATCCCCAACTGGCCCTGGCTCGTGAGATTGCGCTTTATCAGAAAGAGGACTGA
- a CDS encoding plasmid partitioning/stability family protein produces the protein MPAGKYSLYLYQDDCRDMQTRETIEGVSQPLRGEFLRATAISGAVLYRIDVRLPAALASLFVSPLLPGQLTGLLSLLSGNGAAAAGEGADVLYSWKAGKYSGSAERRRFNLILNDDESSTLLTQLLDDASSRQRGTLLRELVIAGCALHDLDSRFPRLLSSMPEPPATIDELSLLAGKLLGQAAPVKPPENIDAAAAPVVEPATGRDVLRQNMKKLL, from the coding sequence GTGCCTGCCGGCAAATATTCGCTCTACCTGTATCAAGATGACTGCCGTGACATGCAGACCCGGGAAACCATCGAGGGGGTTTCCCAACCGCTGCGCGGTGAGTTCCTGCGCGCCACGGCAATTTCCGGAGCGGTGTTGTACCGTATCGATGTGCGGCTGCCGGCTGCACTGGCATCACTGTTTGTCAGCCCGCTGTTGCCCGGGCAACTGACAGGCCTGTTGTCACTGTTGTCCGGTAACGGGGCTGCAGCTGCGGGGGAGGGGGCTGATGTTCTTTATTCCTGGAAAGCCGGGAAATATTCAGGCTCTGCTGAGCGGCGTCGCTTTAATCTGATCCTGAACGACGATGAGAGTTCAACGTTGCTGACGCAGCTGCTTGATGATGCCTCGAGCCGGCAACGTGGAACATTACTCCGTGAACTGGTGATAGCCGGGTGCGCACTGCATGATCTGGACAGCCGTTTTCCACGACTGTTGTCCAGCATGCCGGAACCACCGGCAACAATCGATGAGCTGAGTTTGCTGGCTGGTAAACTTCTGGGTCAGGCGGCGCCGGTGAAGCCGCCTGAAAACATCGATGCAGCTGCCGCTCCCGTCGTGGAGCCCGCAACTGGCCGGGATGTCCTCCGGCAAAATATGAAGAAACTGCTGTAA